The following proteins come from a genomic window of Lolium rigidum isolate FL_2022 chromosome 5, APGP_CSIRO_Lrig_0.1, whole genome shotgun sequence:
- the LOC124652974 gene encoding nuclear transcription factor Y subunit A-10-like, whose protein sequence is MSFRNHQDGFGTQLAAAGHASSGAQPLPWWVGNQLLYGEAMGQGRPASPEDACRDGQFQVVPRAQALLDAAPVPPPQQQLMSERGIPEVMKFSMAHGKGVKGSEHTATIALQSPFVEYSDRFELGLGQTMVSSNYPYADHNYGVLAPFGMRSTTGSMLIPLNMPADAPIYVNAKQYEGILRRRRARAKAEKQNRLIKSRKPYLHESRHLHAMRRARGSGGRFLNTKKEINGKEADVGNKAMDSNPLMRLAASPSSVIQHSEQGNPSSVSSLSGSEVTSLYDHEDVGHYHGFEHLRTHFFTPLPSIMDGEHGAGNPFKWAAASDGCCNLLKA, encoded by the exons ATGAGCTTCAGGAACCACCAAGACGGATTTGGGACCCAGCTCGCCGCTGCGGGCCACGCCTCCAGTGGAGCGCAGCCGCTGCCGTGGTGGGTCGGGAACCAGCTGCTGTACGGCGAGGCAATggggcaggggaggccggcgtCGCCGGAGGATGCGTGCCGGGACGGCCAGTTCCAGGTTGTGCCGAGGGCCCAGGCGCTGCTGGACGCGGCTCCGGTGCCGCCGCCGCAACAGCAGCTGATGAGCGAGAGGGGCATCCCTGAAGTGATGAAGTTCTCCATGGCTCATG GTAAGGGAGTAAAAGGTTCTGAGCACACTGCCACTATCGCTCTGCAGTCACCATTCGTGGAATATAGTGATCGTTTTGAGTTGGGCCTTGGCCAAACTATG GTTTCCTCCAATTATCCTTATGCTGATCATAACTATGGCGTACTTGCTCCTTTTGGAATGAGATCAACG ACTGGCAGTATGCTAATACCACTGAATATGCCAGCTGATGCACCAATTTATGTGAATGCAAAGCAATATGAAGgcatcctccgccgccgtcgtgcTCGCGCCAAGGCAGAGAAGCAGAATAGGCTGATCAAATCAAGAAAG CCATATCTTCACGAGTCACGCCATCTTCATGCAATGCGTCGCGCAAGAGGCTCCGGTGGACGCTTCCTCAACACAAAGAAAGAGATCAACGGGAAGGAGGCTGATGTTGGGAACAAGGCGATGGACAGCAACCCGCTTATGCGCTTAGCTGCATCTCCCAGTTCAGTGATCCAGCACTCTGAGCAGGGCAACCCAAGCAGCGTGTCCAGCCTGTCTGGCTCAGAGGTGACAAGCTTGTACGACCATGAAGACGTGGGCCACTACCACGGCTTTGAGCACCTCCGCACACACTTCTTCACCCCGCTCCCGAGCATCATGGACGGCGAGCATGGGGCTGGCAACCCCTTCAAGTGGGCAGCAGCCTCTGATGGCTGCTGCAACCTCCTCAAAGCATGA